In Helicobacter sp. MIT 99-5507, the sequence TCCACCATGACATTTACACTTTTTCTCTATTGTTGTAATAATTGGCAATGTGATAATTAATACTATAAATACAATCGCAGCAATAAATCCAACTATAATATTTGTGCCTTCTGCTGGTAATTTACCATAAATAGTTAATACTATTAAATCTGCTAATAATATAAAAAACCATATACAAAACATAGGTCTCTTATGTGCTGGAGCTACAATCGGGCTTCTATCTAAGAAAGGCAATGCAAATAAAATTACTTGTGCAAAACCAAAAAATATTAATCCTAATGCCTCACTCATATAAAAACCTCTCAATATTTCATAGCTCCACAAGAAATACCATTCTGGATATATATGTGCTGGTGTTTTTAGTCCATCTGCAGGGTCAAAGTTGATTGGATCCATAGCAAAACCAAACTTAAAGCACATCAAATAAAAGAATAAAATCATAAATGTACAAATTACAAATATATCTTTTGATAGAAAATCAGGCCAAAATGCGACAATCTTAGCATCTTTTTTATTTCCATTTTTGTATTTTTCTACTTCTTTGTCAAAATCTATTTCTTCACCATCTTGGTTATTGACATGGGGAATTCTAAGAGAATAGAAATGTATAACAATAAATGCAATAATGATAATAGGTAATAAAAATACATGTAGCATGAAGAATCTTGTTAATGTAGCATCTGCTGGTATAAAATTACCCCTTATCCAAACAACTAAATCTGGTCCAATAAATGGAACTTTAGAGAATAAATCTGTGATAACTTTCGCTGCCCAATAGCTCATTTGTCCCCAAGGTAGCATATATCCACTGAATGCTTCTGCAGAAAACAATACAAATAAAATCATTCCAGTTATCCATATCATCTCTCTTCCACGTTTATATGAACCATAATATATTCCAACAAGCATATGAATATAAATTACTAAAAATATTAGTGAAGCACTGACTGCATGAGCATGTCTCCATAGCCAACCATATTCAACTTCATTCATTATAGTAAAATTTACACTATCAAATGCAAGATTAATATCTGGCTTATAATACATTAATAAGAAGATTCCAGATGTAACAAGCACGGCAAAAAGCATTGTTAAAACAACGCCCATAGCCCATAGCCAATTTATATTTTTTGGAATCCAATATTCCGTCATTAATACTTTTGTGAGTGATTTTATAGCTAGACGTTGGTCAAGCCAATCTATAAAACCATCTGCTTTTTTAATTTCTGCCATTATTTCTCCCCTTATGC encodes:
- a CDS encoding cytochrome bc complex cytochrome b subunit — protein: MAEIKKADGFIDWLDQRLAIKSLTKVLMTEYWIPKNINWLWAMGVVLTMLFAVLVTSGIFLLMYYKPDINLAFDSVNFTIMNEVEYGWLWRHAHAVSASLIFLVIYIHMLVGIYYGSYKRGREMIWITGMILFVLFSAEAFSGYMLPWGQMSYWAAKVITDLFSKVPFIGPDLVVWIRGNFIPADATLTRFFMLHVFLLPIIIIAFIVIHFYSLRIPHVNNQDGEEIDFDKEVEKYKNGNKKDAKIVAFWPDFLSKDIFVICTFMILFFYLMCFKFGFAMDPINFDPADGLKTPAHIYPEWYFLWSYEILRGFYMSEALGLIFFGFAQVILFALPFLDRSPIVAPAHKRPMFCIWFFILLADLIVLTIYGKLPAEGTNIIVGFIAAIVFIVLIITLPIITTIEKKCKCHGGGAK